From the Lampris incognitus isolate fLamInc1 chromosome 10, fLamInc1.hap2, whole genome shotgun sequence genome, one window contains:
- the slc25a19 gene encoding mitochondrial thiamine pyrophosphate carrier has protein sequence MVGYDPLAQGVALSPEEAALAGSAAGMVTRALVSPFDVIKIRFQLQIERVSSRRPEGKYRGLVQASRCILSEEGPFAFWKGHIPAQLLSVGFGAVQFASFEFLTELVHKNTEFDSQMPGVHFVCGGLAACSATVACQPLDTLRTRFAAQGEPKVYRNLRHATSTMYRTGGVLTFYRGLAPTLIAVFPYAGMQFFFYNVFKKLLGLPSKGSNSEGYLRSLLCGSGAGVISKTITYPFDLFKKRLQVGGFDEARVNFGQVRNYRGFVDCVSKIAKEEGPPAFFKGLSPSLLKAALSTGFTFFWYEIFLNVLRTSRRANELSKDL, from the exons ATGGTGGGCTATGACCCCTTGGCTCAGGGCGTTGCTCTCTCCCCGGAGGAAGCAGCCCTCGCTGGGTCAGCTGCAGGGATGGTCACCCGAGCCCTCGTCAGCCCCTTTGACGTAATTAAGATAAGGTTTCAG CTGCAAATAGAGCGGGTGTCTTCACGAAGGCCAGAGGGAAAGTACCGGGGATTAGTCCAAGCATCACGGTGCATTCTGTCAGAGGAGGGGCCATTTGCCTTCTGGAAGGGCCACATTCCTGCACAGCTCCTATCTGTTGGCTTCGGGGCAGTCCAG TTTGCCAGCTTCGAGTTTTTGACAGAGCTTGTCCACAAGAACACAGAGTTTGACAGCCAAATGCCAGGGGTGCACTTTGTTTGTGGCGGTTTGGCTGCCTGCTCTGCTACAGTGGCCTGCCAACCTCTGGACACGCTGCGGACCAGATTTGCAGCTCAGGGAGAGCCAAAG GTGTATAGGAACCTGCGCCACGCTACCTCCACAATGTATCGCACTGGGGGAGTACTGACATTTTACAGAGGTCTTGCTCCTACACTTATAGCAGTCTTTCCGTATGCTGGCATGCAGTTCTTTTTCTACAATGTCTTTAAAAAACTTTTGGGACTGCCATCCAAGGGCAGCAACTCTGAAG GTTACCTACGGAGCCTGCTATGTGGCAGTGGTGCTGGAGTGATCAGTAAAACAATCACATATCCTTTTGACCTCTTCAAGAAAAGACTGCAGGTGGGGGGCTTCGACGAGGCCAGAGTTAACTTTGGACAG GTGCGGAATTACAGAGGCTTTGTGGACTGTGTGTCAAAGATAGCCAAAGAAGAAGGTCCTCCTGCCTTCTTCAAAGGCCTCTCCCCGAGCCTGTTAAAGGCTGCATTATCTACAGGTTTCACCTTTTTCTGGTATGAGATTTTCCTCAATGTCCTGcgaacctcaaggagagcaaatGAACTCTCAAAGGACTTATAG